The genomic DNA GAAGGCGGGCGTCTCCGTCAAGATGATCACTGGCGACCACGCGCTCACCGCAGAGGCCATCGGGCTCCAGCTCGGCCTGAGCGGCCGTGACTGCACCCTTGGCCGCGACTGCCCGGTGCTGACCGGCAGGGAGATCGCCGCATTGAGCGACAAGGAGCTGATCGAGAAGGTCGGCGGTGTGCCGGTCTTTGCCAGGGTTTCGCCGGAGCAGAAGCTGCGTCTGGTCATGGCCCTTCAGGCCAGGGGCGAGATCTGCGCCATGACCGGCGATGGCGTCAACGACGCCCCGGCGCTCAAGCAGGCGGACATCGGCATCGCCATGGGCATCACCGGGACGGATGTGGCCAAGGATGCCGCCGACATGGTGCTCACGGACGACAACTTCGCCACCATCACCGCAGCGGTGGAGGAAGGGCGGGGCGTCTACGCCAACCTGATCAAGTTCATCGCCTGGACCCTGCCCACCAACGCGGGCGAGGGGCTGGTCATCCTGTTCGCCATCCTCTTCAATACCGCACTGCCCATCCTTCCGGTGCAGATATTGTGGATCAACATGACCACCGCGGGCTGCCTGGGCATGATGCTCGCCTTCGAGCCCAAGGAGCCGGGCATCATGGAGCGCCCGCCGCACAGGCCGGACAAGCCTATCCTGGACCGGGTCATCCTGCGCCGGATCGGGCTGGTCAGCCTGTTGCTGCTTGTCTGCGCCTTCGGCCTCTTCAAGTGGGAGATATTAAGCGGCTCCTCGCCCGAAAAGGCGCGCACCATTGCCGTGAACGTTTTTGTCGTCATTGAGGGCTTCTACCTGTTCAACGCGCGCTCCTTCAAACGGTCGCCCTTTGCCCTGGGGCTTGGGACCAACCTGTGGGTCATCGGCGGCTTTGTCATCATGATGACCCTGCAACTGCTGTTCACCTATGCCCCGGTCATGAACACCCTGTTCTCCAGTACGCCCATCGGGCTGCTCGACTGGCTCAAGATCACCCTGTGCGGGGTGGCTGCCTTCCTGCTGGTGGAGGCAGACAAGAAACGCACCGCCTCGGACGTGTAAATCCGGGTCCAACGGGTCGTCACAGGCCCGCGATGCACTGGATGGCGCCCTCTGCCGTGTTGGCGGGAGGACGCAGAGTTGCCTGACAGGCCACACCTCAACAGACCGAATATGGAGAAGATCATGGACAAGGTGCTTTTCATTTGTGTTCACAATAGCGCGCGCAGCCAGATGGCCGAGGCATACCTCGATCTTTTCGGCAACGGGGAGTTCGAGGCGCAGAGCGCGGGTTTTGAACCCACCAGCATCAATCCGCTGGTGGTTGAGGTCATGCGCGAGGAAGGGGTGGACCTGAGCAGCAAGGGTGTGCAGTCCGCCTTTGACCTCTTTAGGCAGGGCAGGGTATTTTCCTACGTGATCACCGTGTGCAGCGATGCTGACGAGGCGCAGTGTCCGATCTATCCGGGCCTGGTGCGCCGTCTCCACATCCCCTTTGCCGATCCGTCAAAACTGGAAGGAACGCGCGAGGAAAAGCTGGCCCAGCTCAGGGGTATCCGTGACCAGATCAGGGAGGCGGTCAAGGGGTTTGTCGCGTGGGTGCGGGCAGGCGGCGAGGGCGATCTGATGCACCACATCAGACAATGACTTTTCGGGCCCGGACCATTCCGGGCCGCAGGCGGTAGGGCGTGGCCCGAGGCAGAGGGCCGGGCGCGCCTCAGGCCGCGAGGGGTTTGTTGTCGTCTTCCTCCTCAAGCAGGTGCAGGGCTATCTGCAGGGCGCTGCCGTGACTCAGGCAGACGTTGTTCTTGCCCACCAGCCGGACCACGCCGAGGGTGGTCATGTCCTGGTGGATTTCTTCGTGCAGGGCGATGATGACCTTGATGCCGGTTGCCTGGAGCCTTTCGATCATCTCGGTCAGGGCGAAGACGGCGGAGATGTCGATGAAGGGTACTTGCATACAGTTGACGACCACGATGCGGGTGCCGAGCAGCCGTTCGACCTTGTCCGCCATCTGGGAGGCGGTGCCAAAGAAAAACGGTCCGTTGATGTTCATGACGCGAATCCGGAAGCTGCTGGCTTTCTGGATGTCGCGCTCAAGGGTGGTGAGCTCGGCTGTGCTGTCGGTGCCGGAAATGCTGATCCTGGTCTGGCGCGAGATGCGCCAGGTGGTCATGACCGCAGCCAGGGTCACGCCGATGGCCACCGCCGCGATGAGATCGACAAACACGGTGATGCCGAAGACCGTCAGCATGACGGCCATGTCCTCGCGCGGAATCTGGCGAATGATCTTGAGCAGCCGGTAGTCGAGGATGTCAACCCCGACCTTGATGAGAATGCCCGCCAGCACAGCCAGGGGGATGTGCGAGGCCAGGGGGCCTGCCCCCAGGATGACGGCCAGGAGCAGCAGGGAGTGGACCACGCCCGAAAGCCGGGTGCGTCCGCCCGCGTTGATGTTGACCACGGTGCGCATGGTCGCGCCCGCGCCGGGCAGGCCGCCCACCAGGCCGCAGACGGCATTGCCGATGCCCTGGCCTATGAGTTCGCGGTTGGAGTCGTGCCGCTCCTTGGTCAGGGAGTCGGCCACGATGGAGGTGAGCAGAGAGTCTATGGTGCCGAGCAGGGCCAGCGCCAGGGCTGTTCCGGCTATGTGGCTCCACAGGGAGAGATCGATGGACGGCAGGTTGAATTCGGGCAAGCCCATGGGTATTTCGCCGATGGTGCTGACCGGCAGGTCGAAGCCCCAGGCGACCAGGGTCATGCAGACCAGGGCGATGAGCGGCGAAGGCAGCACCAGGGAGATGCGCGGCGGCACCTTGAAGACGATGAGCATGGTGGCCGCGGCCAGCAGCAGGCTGGGCAGGGAGATGTCGGCCAGGGCCGCCGGCAGATTGACCACGGCCATGATCGGCGAGTTGGCACCCGGACTGCCCAGGATGGGACCGAGCTGGAGCAGGATGATGATCACGCCGATGCCGGTCATGAATCCGGATATGACGGGATAGGGGATGAACCGGACAAAGCCGCCCACGCGGCACAGGCCAAAGCCGATCTGCATGAGCCCGGCCAGGATGACAACCATGCACACCGATTGGAAATCGCCGTGAAAGAGGACCACGGCGGAGGCCGTGACCACGGTCATGGGGCCTGTGGGGCCGGATATCTGGGTGCGGGTGCCGCCGAAGACCGCCGCGAAAAAGCCGAGCACCATGGCTCCGTAGAGTCCGGCTGCCGCTCCCGCGCCGCTTGCCACGCCAAAAGCCAGGGCCAGCGGCAGGGCTATTATGCCCGCCGTCAGCCCGCCGAATATATCGCCGCGCAGATGCGCTGGCGAAATGACCCTACGCATGGGGGGGATTCCTTGTTATGCAGTCGGCCTGTCAGCGGTCGGCTTGGTGTGCTTTCTTTTCCCTTCGGGCCGAGGCGGCTTCAGCCGCTTCGTCGATGGCCTTGATCAGAGCGTCCAGCTCCACGGGTTTGTTCAGGAAAGCCCGTGCCCCCCAGCGGCGACACTCGGTGACGCACAGGGGGGTGCCATACGCGCTGAGCATGATCACCTCCACATCCGGGTGCGAGGTCTTGATCAGATGCAGGGTTTCCAGCCCGTCGATGCCGGCCATGCGCACGTCGAGCACCACGACATCCATCTCCACGCCCTGGTTCAAGGCTTCGAGGGCCGTCCGTCCGCTGTGGGCCTGATGTATGGTGTAGCCGCGTTTATCCAGGCGGCGGGCAACGGCGTCGACAAACCCTTCTTCGTCATCCGTCAGCAATATGTTCACGGCCATGCGTTCAACCTCCGGGAGTGAAAAAAAGACAATCCTGTGTCTGTTCATGCCCAGTATCTTAAATGCGATTCAAAGGGAATGGGTAACAGGTCCAGGAACGAGCTTTTCAGCATGTCTTGCAGGCATGGACCCATCGTCGATGCCTGCTCAGGGAGACGAGTCTGGATGACGTTACTTGACACGGGATTGATCCTTGCTCATTGTATCCGCGCAGTGACTTAAACAGATGGAGCGTGTCATGGTGCAACCGGACAAGGCGGCGCGGGTTTTCAAGGTTCTTTCCGTGGAGTCGCGGGTGCGGCTCATCGAGCTGCTCAAGCAGCGGTCGCTGTGCGTCAATGCGCTGGCCCGGTCTCTGGCCATCACCCCTGCGGCGGTGTCGCAGCATCTCAGGGTGCTGCGCGACGCAGAGGTGGTCATCGCCGACAAGCAGGGCTACCATGTCCACTACCGGATCAATCCCGACACTTTGGCCCAATGGGCCCGCATCGCCGGGAGCGTTTTGCAGGCCGATGGCGTGCGCGAGCGCGTTGCCAGGAGTCTTGCCGGGACGGACGGGTAGTCGGCCTTCTCTTTTTTTGCCGATTTTCAAAGTCTGTGCGCAGTAACTTAATCAATTGAGCCGGAGGTTGCCATGAGCATGCATCATCGCCGCAAGGGCGTGGTTGACGCGGGACGTCCCTGTGGATGGAAGGAAGGGGGCGGCCATGTCCGCTGAAAACGGAGCCGCCATCGAGGTGCGCGGGCTGGCCAAGCGGTTTGGCGAGGTGCAGGCGGTCAGGCAGGTGGACTTCACGGTGTCGCCGGGCGAGTTGTTCGGCTTTCTCGGTCCCAACGGGGCGGGCAAGACCACGACCATCAACATGCTCACCGGGCTGGCCCGGCCCGATGCCGGGTCCATCGTCATCGACGGCATTGATTGCGTCAGGCATCCCAGGGCGGCCCAGCACCTCATCGGCGTGGTCCCGGACGAGAGCAACCTGTACCCCGAGCTGAGCGGCTACGACAACCTGTGCTTCTGCGCCGCGCTCTATGGCATGGGCAAGGCCGAGCGCCGGGAGCGGGCGGACGAACTGCTGGAAGCCTTTGGCCTGACCCAGGCCGCCGGGCGCAAGTTCGCCGGATATTCCAAGGGCATGAAGCGCAAGCTGACCATCGCCGCCGGGATCATCCACAGGCCGAGGATTCTCTTTCTCGACGAGCCGACCACGGGCATCGACGTGGCCAGCGCCCGACATCTGCGCCAGCTCATCGCCGAACTGCACGAGGCCGGGACCACCGTGTTCCTGACCACCCATTATATCGAGGAAGCGGAGCGGCTGTGCGACCGCATCGCCTTCATCCTGGCGGGCAGCATCGTCAGGGTGGATACCGTGGCCAATCTGGTGCAGCCAATCCTGGATCGGCATGTGGTCCAGATCGCGTGCGAAAACGGTTTCGACAAAGGCGCGGGTGGCGGGCATGACGCCATTTCGGCCCGGCTCAGGGCCGCGTTTCCTGATCTCCATTTCGGCTCCTTCGAGTCCGGGGCGATCCGTGTGGAAGGCGACGGCCCGGTACGCGTCGGGCCGCTGGTGCGGTTTCTGGAGGAGCAGGAGCTTGAGGTGTCCGAGGCGCGCAGGATCAGGCCGAGTCTTGAGGATGTCTTTGTCTCCATCACCGGCATCGAGGCCGACGCCATGCGCGGCGAAAAGGAAAAATCGGGAGGCCCGCGATGAAACGCTGGATTGCGTTCTGGAACATATTGGTCAAGGACATGCGCACCTATTACATGAAGCCGCCCAACATCAGCTGGGGGCTGCTCTTTCCCCTGGCCTGGACCGGCATGTTCTTCATCCGCTCAGGCCAGGGGCTGGAGAGCGTGCCTTCGGTGCTGCCCGGCGTGGTGGCCGTGTCCATCCTGTTCGGCACCACCTCCATGCTGGCCGTGACCGTGACCTTCGAGAAGAAGAACCGCTCGTTCGAGCGGCTGCTCCTGGCGCCGCTCCCCTTTGAGCTGCTGATGCTGGCCAAGACGAGCGGGGCGATCCTCTTCGGCATTGCCAACGCCTTTGTGCCGGTGATCATGGCCGCCTTTCTCATGGATCTGTCCCATGTGGCGTGGTCCGTGTTCGTGCCCGCCGTGGTTTTGATCGCCGTGGCCTCGGCCTTTCTCGGCTTGTTCATCGCCGTGGCCGTGAGCGAGGTCTTCGAGGCCCAGACCTTTTCCAACTTCTTCCGCTTTCCCATGATCTTCCTGTGCGGGCTTTTCTTCCCCATCAGCGGGCTGCCCGTGTTCCTCAAGCCGCTCTCCTTCGCGCTTCCGTTGACGTATGGGGCGGATGTGCTTCACGGGGCGGTCCACGGCGATCATCTGCTGCCGTATGCCGTTGATCTGGCCATTCTCGGCGTATTCTGTCTCGGCCTGTTCCTGCTCAGCCTGCGCAACATCAGGAAGCGCTGGATCGCCTGAACCGTACCCGGTCAGAGGCCTCTTTGGGGTGCCACCCGCGCCAGAGCGGCCCAGGCGTCAGCGCCGGGGCATGCCGGGGCCGGCGTCCCTGAAGACCACGGTCATCAGGGTTCCGGCCTGATCATCCGTGCGCATGACGATGTTGGCCCCGTGGGTACGGGCGATGAGTGCGGCAAAGTAGGTGCCAAGGCCGGTGCCGTTCTCCTTGCCGTGGGTGACGTATTTGTCGAAGACCCGGTGGCGGATCTCGGCTGGCACCGGGGTCTGGTTGTAGACCGAAACCCGCTTGCGCGGGCCGTTTTCCAGGCGCATGAGGACCAAGCCGCCCCGGTTGGACGCCTCGATGGCGTTCTGGATCAGGTTTCTGAGCATGGCTCGCAGCAGCGGCTCCTCGCCCCGGACGGCGAACTGCTCCACGCCGACCACCTCGGCCTCGTCCAGCTCGATGTTCAGCGACACGCCCAGGCTGGCGAGCAGGGGGGCGAATTCCTCCTCAAGGGCGCAGGCGGTTTCCACAAGGTCCACGGGCTTCTGGCGCAGGGAGTAGATGCCGTGCTCCATCTTGAACATGTCGAGATGGTTGCGGATCATGTCGAGCATCCGGTAGCCAGCCGCGCGGATGCGCTTGACGCTCTTGACTTGCTGGTCGTTCAGCCCGCCCTCGGTCAAGAGCAGCTCCGGGTAGCCGATGACCAGGCTCAAGCTCGATTTCAGGTCGTGCCGGTTGATGCGCTCCACCTCGTCGCGGACCATCTCGGCCTTGGTCCTGCGCCGTATCTCGGCCTCCAACATCAGGTTCTTGCGCTCCAGCTCCTGGCCGCTGATCTCCAACTGCCGAGTGCGTTCTTCCACCATCTGCTCCAGGTATTGGCGGTGGCCGCGCAGTTCGGCATCGCGCTGTCCGATCTTTTCGAGCATGGCGTTGAACCCGACCACGAGCATGCCGATCTCGTCGTCGCTGCGATACTCCACCCGCCTTGCATAGTCCTCGTTCAGGGTGATGTCGGCCACGGCGCGGCCAAGCTCGGTCAGCGGGTCGGTCAGCCGCCGCCGGAAGCGGATCGCCACCCGGATGCAGACCGCGAAGACACCCGCCATGATGAGCAGGGCGATGAGCAGGGAGCGCCACATGGCCGCCCACTGGTCGGCCAGGGACACGGTCACCACCAGCCAGCTGCCGGGCGAGGCCGAGGCCACGGGCCGGATCACGGTCAGGCTCGACAGGTGCATCTCGACCACCGGCTCGCCATTACGCAGAGCCTGGGCTTGGTCTGGGAGTGGGGGCGGCTCGCCATAGGCGGCGAACAGGACGTTCCCGTCCACATAGACCGCTGCCCCGGAAACCTCGGAGATCAGGGCCAGGGCGGCCAGATCCTCGGTGGCCGCGTCGGGATCGTCAAAGTCCGCTGCCGCAGCCAGGGATGAGGCCATGAGGCTTGTCAGCGAGCGCGCCCGCTGGGCCGCCTCGCGTTCATGGGAGTGGATGGCAAAGAGCAGGTTCAGGGCAAAGGCCAGCACCAGCGCCAGCAGCGACGTGCCGAGAATGGCGGCCACCAGCTTGCGGCCCAGGGGGGTGAAGCGGTCATCGTGCATTGTCGCCCCCGTGGTATATCCTGGCCAGTCCCAGCAGCCGGGAGCTGATGTCCAGGCCCGCCCGCTCGGCGGCCTCCGGGTTGATCTCCAGCTTGAGCTTGCCGTCTGACAGGAAAAGATTGACCACCGCGCCCATGCGCAGGCTGGCCGGGCTTTGGCCGACAGTCAGAACCGGGCGCCTGGAGGCCCATTGCAGGATGGCCGCCGCGGACCGGTCCGGCGCGCCCGCCAGGACCAGAACATGACAGGTGTCCACAGGCCACTGCACGAGCCTGAAGCCGCCGCTGTCCCCGGCATCGTCGAAGTAGGGGCGCAGACTCTCGGCGTCGGTGGCCGCCACGATGACCGGTTCGCCGTCGGCGGGAGCGGCATCCTCAGGCCAGGTGACGTACCTGACCAGCCGCTGGACGAACAGGGCTCGTAATTGGTCGCCCGTGGCCGTGCGCGGCGATGAGCCGGGCAGGGCCGGAATCGGGGTGAGCAGGAGTGCGGCGAGCAGTGCCGCCACGAACAGGCCCTTGCCCGTATCCATTAGAAATCCCATGTAATCCTCAGATCGACACTGGGGCCGACCTTGAGCGGTGAAAACTGCGCATGCGGTTCGGTGAGGTTGCGGCCGATGAGCTCGATGAGCAGGGCGTCCGTGGCCCGCCACGAGGTATGGGCGTCCAGGGTGAAGAAGCCTGGCACGCGGGGATTGGTCGGGCTGTCGATGTAGCCTGCCAGGAGATCGAAGCCGACGCCCTCCCACGGCGTGGTCAGGGCCTGGAGCTTGAGCTCGCCCTGGGTGCCGTTCTCCGGCATGGAGTCGCCCATGGGGGCCTTGTCCATGCCGTAGACGCGCTGGTCGATGAGGCTGATTGAGGGACGCAGCGTCAGCCAGTCCGCCGCGCGCCAGTTGAGCAGGGCCTCCATGCCGTAGGCCGTGCCGCGCAGGGTGTTGGCAAAGGTGGCCGTCATCGACGTGTCGTCGAATTCGAGCTTGGTCAGGTGGTCGTAGTCGTTGACGTACAGGGACAGGTCCAGGCTCAGGTCGCGCGAGGCGGTGTGGCGGTAGCCCGCTTCGTAGGAGATCATTTTTTCGGTACCCAGGTTTCCGGGGGCGACGACCGTGTATTCGACGCCGTGCTGTCTGATCCGGTAGCTGCCGTCGCGCTGCCAGCGCGAGTCGGCGCGCACGGCGCGCGAGATGGCCAGCCAGTATTCGTTGTCGGTGCGGGTGTAGAGCAGCCGGGCCGTGGGCTGCACCTCAAGCTGGCCCTGGCCGAAATAGTCGAACTTGGAGCCGAGGATCAGGAAGAACTGCCTGGGCGACAGGGTGATCTTGTCCTGCACAAAGGCGTTGACCTCGTAATAATCCGGGTCCTTCATGTCGATGGACACGGCCCGCCCGTTGGTGAACTCGTCCCAGTTGTAGCGGGTGCCCGCGCCAAGGGTGAAGCGATGCGCTCCGGCCTGCTCCGCCGCGTACTGGACCTCGGCGTCCGCCGTGTTGAGCACCCCTTCGAGGTCGCCGATGGATGTCTGCTCGCGTGTGTACGAAGTGCGGAAGCTGACGCTTGAGTCGAGGCCCAGGGCCCTGTCCCAGGAGAACTGGCCGTAGCCGGTGTAGGTGTTGGTGGATTTTGGGTCATGGATGTGGGGCGTGCTTGCCGCACTGTCGTCGATGCGCGCCCCGGTCAGCTCGCCCTGGAGGGAGAGGGCGTCGGTGAAGGCGTTGGTCCAGTCCGCCCTGAAGCCGGTGCGGCCCTGCTTCCAGTCGCTCGACCCCCGTTGGCCGGAGTTGCCGGAGAGCCAGCTGCCGGTGCGGTAGGCGCCGTTGGCGTACATCCTGTAGTGGCCTTCGTCGCCCAGGGTGTCGCCGGTGCGCAGCGTTTGCTCGAAGCCGGTGGTGCCGAGCATGGTCACACTCTGGTTGCCCTGAGTCTCGGCAGCCGTTTTGGTGATGACGTTGATGACCCCGGTGAAGGAATCCGCCCCCCACAGGCTTGTCCACGGCCCCCGGACCACCTCGATGCGCTTGACCGTGCTGAGAGGGACGCCGCTGCCGCCCCAGTACACCCCGGCTGCTGCGGACGAGGTGACGGGCCGTCCGTCGATGAGCACAAGGTGCTTGTTGTCGAGCATGCCGTTGAAACCCCGGATGCCCACGGCCCATTTGTCGGTGTCGGTCTGGGCCACATGGACACCCGGCACCAGCTTGAGCGCCTCCTGGATGGTGGTGGCCCCGGAGCGGAATATATCCTCCTCGGAGAGCACGGTGACTGCCCCAGCCACCTGGCTCAGGGGTTCGGCCCGGCGTGACGCCGTGACCACCTCGACCTCCATCAGTTCCTTGAGGTCGAGGTCCTCCAGCCGCTGGTCGTCCGCTGCAGCAGAGGTGACGGACATGGCCACAAGGAGCAGCAGTCCAAGGAGCAGAAGCCCAGCCAGAAGTCCCCTGCCCCGGCCCGGCATCTAGACCGCTCCGGCCTGTGGCACGGCGAGCAGGTAGCCGCGTCCGCGAATGGTCTTGATGCTGGCGTGGCCGCCCAGTTTCCGGCGCAGGTTGCTCATGTGCACATTGAGCACATAGTCGTCGAAATCCGTGTCGCGCCCCAGCGCCTTTTCCATGAGATCCTCGCGCTGCACGATGTTGCCCAGGTTCAGGGCGAGCTGCTCTATCAGGCCGAATTCAGTTGAGGTCAGATGCACCGGCGCGTCGGACAGGGTCACCTGCTGCGCCCCCCGGTTGATGAGAATCTCGCCCACCTTGATGTCCCCCTGTGGTCGGGGGGGCTGCTGGGGGTCGCCATCGCCTCGCTCCGGGCCGACGCGGCGCAGCACGGCGCGCATCCGGGCCAGCAGCTCGCGCAGGGGGAACGGCTTGGACACATAGTCGTCCGCGCCCATCTCAAGCCCCACCACGCGGTCGATCTCCTCGCCGCGCCCGGTCAGCATGATCACGGGTACAGCCGAATCCCCCCGGAGCCTCGACAGGACGTTGAAGCCGCTGGTGTCCGGCAGCATGACATCGAGAATGATCAGGCAGTATTCGTTCGATCTGGCCTGGGCCAGGCCGGATTCCCCGTTGTAGGTGGCGTCCAGGGCAAAGCCTTCACCTTCCAGGTAGCGGCCCAGGAGTTCTGCCAGTTCCGGGTCGTCGTCAATCAATAGAACCTTATTCATAACGGACTCCTTTGAATGAATGGTAAAGATTCATCATCAATAATTGAACTGTTATATTGTTAAGAAATGTAAAGATTGTTGTGAAATGTAAATTTTGTATGAATCTATTAAGCATTGGTTAATTTTTTGATGCAGGAAAAATTTGCCCTGCGTAAACGGTACATGTGATTCGCTCCGTATAAATGGTCATAAAGCCTCACTCGCGGTGGGTGAGGCAAATGCATGGATGCAGAACCATTCAAGGAGGAACACATGTCTTTAGTCGTCAACAACAACATGATGGCAGCCAATGCGGCCCGCAACCTGAACACCTCTTACAGCGCGCTGAGCACGTCTACGGAGCGTCTGTCTTCCGGCCTTCGCATCAACTCGTCCTCAGACGATGCGGCCGGGCTGGCAGTTCGCGAACTGATGCGCTCGGACGTCGCGACCATCAACCAGGGTGTGCGCAACGCCAATGACGGCATCTCCATGATCCAGACCGCTGACGGCGCCTTGAGCGTGGTCGACGAGAAGCTCATTCGGATGAAGGAACTGGCCGAGCAGGCGTCCACCGGTACCTACACAGACAGCCAGCGGCAGATCATCGACGACGAGTATCAGGCCATGGCCTCGGAAATCACCCGTATCGCCAGCGCCACGGACTTCAACGGCATCCACCTGCTCAATGGCAACCTGGGCGGGACGGGCATGACCATCCACTTCGGCACCGGTAACGACGAGGCCGAGGACAAGTATGCCGTGACCATCGACGATTGCAGCGCCGAGGCGCTGGGCGTCGGCATCGGCGTCGGCGAGAATGTGGCTGGCGCCACGGTTTCCACCCAGGCATCTGCCCAGGCAGCACTGGAGGCGCTCGACAACGCCATCACCTCCAAGGACAAGGTCCGCGCCAACCTGGGCGCCATGGAGAACCGGCTGTCAGCCACCATCTCCAACCTGGAAATCCAGGCCGAGAACCTCCAGGCCGCCGAATCCCGCATCTCGGACGTGGATGTGGCCACCGAGATGACCGAGTACACCAAGCAGCAGATCATCACCCAGATGGCTGTTTCCATGCTCTCCCAAGCCAACTCGCTGCCGCAGATGGCCCTGTCCCTCATCGGCTAGCCCTCCAACACATGGCCAGGTCCGGTTTCGCCGGGCCTGGCCTCCCTGATTACAATAGCGCTCCAGGCGTGGAAAAGGTTGCAGGTCGCGCCTGGGAAAATCCTGCCCGCCGCTTGCTCAGCCCGCCGCCCGGCATTGCCCGCCGCCCCCGCAGTTGGTCCCACGCCCGCACAGCATCCTGAAATGCCGACTTTTTTCATGAAGTTTTCTCAAGGACGTCTCTGCGTCCTGAATAAATTCGAAAGATTCATGGTCATTCATTTCTTTCGTCTGAATGCAAGTAGACAAATATTGATTCAAAACCAATGTTGCACGGCATGCTGGTTGCTCAATTCAGGGCATGAAGACGCTTACTTGTTCAACAACACTCCATACACAGGCTAACATTATTGATCTTTCGTATGCAGATTTTTTTGAAAAATATTCTCGTGTAATATTTAAATTCATACATGCATTCTCTTCAGCCAAGCATTTGAAAGTCAATCGTGACGATATTGATGACATATATCAAGAAATTGCGATGAAGATCATCAGGAATGACTACATTTATAAGTACAACAACGAGAAGAGTTCGTTTTTGACATGGCTCAATATTATCTGCCGGACCATGACAATTGACTACTACAGAAGGAAGCTGCGCTGGGAGACTGGCGAGTGGAGTGACGAGCCGGAAGAGTCCACGGACCTGGGCGCGGAGCAGCCCGTGTTCATTCTGCCAGCCGGAGTGCTCACGGACAGGCAGGAGGAAGTGATCGCCCTGTTTTTCAAGGACGACATGGA from Pseudodesulfovibrio aespoeensis Aspo-2 includes the following:
- a CDS encoding YfiR family protein; this translates as MGFLMDTGKGLFVAALLAALLLTPIPALPGSSPRTATGDQLRALFVQRLVRYVTWPEDAAPADGEPVIVAATDAESLRPYFDDAGDSGGFRLVQWPVDTCHVLVLAGAPDRSAAAILQWASRRPVLTVGQSPASLRMGAVVNLFLSDGKLKLEINPEAAERAGLDISSRLLGLARIYHGGDNAR
- a CDS encoding ArsR/SmtB family transcription factor → MVQPDKAARVFKVLSVESRVRLIELLKQRSLCVNALARSLAITPAAVSQHLRVLRDAEVVIADKQGYHVHYRINPDTLAQWARIAGSVLQADGVRERVARSLAGTDG
- a CDS encoding ABC transporter permease; translated protein: MKRWIAFWNILVKDMRTYYMKPPNISWGLLFPLAWTGMFFIRSGQGLESVPSVLPGVVAVSILFGTTSMLAVTVTFEKKNRSFERLLLAPLPFELLMLAKTSGAILFGIANAFVPVIMAAFLMDLSHVAWSVFVPAVVLIAVASAFLGLFIAVAVSEVFEAQTFSNFFRFPMIFLCGLFFPISGLPVFLKPLSFALPLTYGADVLHGAVHGDHLLPYAVDLAILGVFCLGLFLLSLRNIRKRWIA
- a CDS encoding arsenate reductase ArsC, which codes for MDKVLFICVHNSARSQMAEAYLDLFGNGEFEAQSAGFEPTSINPLVVEVMREEGVDLSSKGVQSAFDLFRQGRVFSYVITVCSDADEAQCPIYPGLVRRLHIPFADPSKLEGTREEKLAQLRGIRDQIREAVKGFVAWVRAGGEGDLMHHIRQ
- a CDS encoding ABC transporter ATP-binding protein translates to MSAENGAAIEVRGLAKRFGEVQAVRQVDFTVSPGELFGFLGPNGAGKTTTINMLTGLARPDAGSIVIDGIDCVRHPRAAQHLIGVVPDESNLYPELSGYDNLCFCAALYGMGKAERRERADELLEAFGLTQAAGRKFAGYSKGMKRKLTIAAGIIHRPRILFLDEPTTGIDVASARHLRQLIAELHEAGTTVFLTTHYIEEAERLCDRIAFILAGSIVRVDTVANLVQPILDRHVVQIACENGFDKGAGGGHDAISARLRAAFPDLHFGSFESGAIRVEGDGPVRVGPLVRFLEEQELEVSEARRIRPSLEDVFVSITGIEADAMRGEKEKSGGPR
- a CDS encoding response regulator, whose amino-acid sequence is MAVNILLTDDEEGFVDAVARRLDKRGYTIHQAHSGRTALEALNQGVEMDVVVLDVRMAGIDGLETLHLIKTSHPDVEVIMLSAYGTPLCVTECRRWGARAFLNKPVELDALIKAIDEAAEAASARREKKAHQADR
- a CDS encoding SulP family inorganic anion transporter; translated protein: MRRVISPAHLRGDIFGGLTAGIIALPLALAFGVASGAGAAAGLYGAMVLGFFAAVFGGTRTQISGPTGPMTVVTASAVVLFHGDFQSVCMVVILAGLMQIGFGLCRVGGFVRFIPYPVISGFMTGIGVIIILLQLGPILGSPGANSPIMAVVNLPAALADISLPSLLLAAATMLIVFKVPPRISLVLPSPLIALVCMTLVAWGFDLPVSTIGEIPMGLPEFNLPSIDLSLWSHIAGTALALALLGTIDSLLTSIVADSLTKERHDSNRELIGQGIGNAVCGLVGGLPGAGATMRTVVNINAGGRTRLSGVVHSLLLLAVILGAGPLASHIPLAVLAGILIKVGVDILDYRLLKIIRQIPREDMAVMLTVFGITVFVDLIAAVAIGVTLAAVMTTWRISRQTRISISGTDSTAELTTLERDIQKASSFRIRVMNINGPFFFGTASQMADKVERLLGTRIVVVNCMQVPFIDISAVFALTEMIERLQATGIKVIIALHEEIHQDMTTLGVVRLVGKNNVCLSHGSALQIALHLLEEEDDNKPLAA
- a CDS encoding sensor histidine kinase, translated to MHDDRFTPLGRKLVAAILGTSLLALVLAFALNLLFAIHSHEREAAQRARSLTSLMASSLAAAADFDDPDAATEDLAALALISEVSGAAVYVDGNVLFAAYGEPPPLPDQAQALRNGEPVVEMHLSSLTVIRPVASASPGSWLVVTVSLADQWAAMWRSLLIALLIMAGVFAVCIRVAIRFRRRLTDPLTELGRAVADITLNEDYARRVEYRSDDEIGMLVVGFNAMLEKIGQRDAELRGHRQYLEQMVEERTRQLEISGQELERKNLMLEAEIRRRTKAEMVRDEVERINRHDLKSSLSLVIGYPELLLTEGGLNDQQVKSVKRIRAAGYRMLDMIRNHLDMFKMEHGIYSLRQKPVDLVETACALEEEFAPLLASLGVSLNIELDEAEVVGVEQFAVRGEEPLLRAMLRNLIQNAIEASNRGGLVLMRLENGPRKRVSVYNQTPVPAEIRHRVFDKYVTHGKENGTGLGTYFAALIARTHGANIVMRTDDQAGTLMTVVFRDAGPGMPRR